The following proteins are encoded in a genomic region of Brachypodium distachyon strain Bd21 chromosome 1, Brachypodium_distachyon_v3.0, whole genome shotgun sequence:
- the LOC100835913 gene encoding uncharacterized protein LOC100835913 — translation MAADRSCVILVLSDYRDETYTLHHIDVAPFFSGGPDDELDAMDDDIPLPPASARFAQPPTSSQHCSYVDFHLLLGPGAGAGDVKVVSTDGERRTVIYDVASRAVRGGPMMRAIKTVPVSAAVGDGLYVLDTMPLAGSHRRFEALRYDRLREDWFWHVLPLPPYARDPARPRVTAHTVGAGGRIWTSAENGAGTYSFDARRRSWRKEGGWSLPFVGKAEHVHDGGLTLGFSSMNGTLCAVDLATATAESPPAVRGVWEEFRPPVEWFPRNSSLVHLGSGKLCVFRFFGTDTTDSRSRDRDPVAVITALEVCDDGAGGEINMVRHRSRRIKLENHNTLLKLVL, via the coding sequence ATGGCGGCGGACCGGAGCTGCGTGATCCTAGTGCTGAGCGACTACAGGGACGAGACGTACACGCTGCACCACATCGACGTGgcccccttcttctccggcggcccGGACGACGAGCTGGACGCCATGGACGACGACATCCCGCTGCCTCCCGCCTCCGCGCGCTTCGCCCAGCCACCCACCAGCTCGCAGCACTGCAGCTACGTCGacttccacctcctcctcggccccggcgccggcgccggggacgtCAAGGTCGTGTCCACCGACGGCGAGCGCCGCACCGTCATCTACGACGTGGCCAGCCGCGCCGTCCGCGGCGGGCCCATGATGCGCGCCATCAAGACCGTCCcggtctccgccgccgtcggggaCGGCCTCTACGTGCTCGACACGATGCCGCTCGCCGGCAGCCACCGCCGCTTCGAGGCCCTCCGCTACGACCGGCTCCGGGAGGACTGGTTCTGGCACGTGCTCCCTCTTCCGCCCTACGCGCGCGACCCCGCCCGCCCCCGCGTCACGGCGCACACggtgggcgccggcggcaggatCTGGACGAGCGCCGAGAACGGCGCCGGCACATACTCGTTCGACGCCAGGCGCCGCTCCTGGAGGAAGGAAGGCGGCTGGTCGCTGCCCTTCGTGGGCAAGGCCGAGCATGTCCACGACGGGGGGCTGACGCTCGGCTTCTCGTCCATGAACGGCACGCTCTgcgccgtcgacctcgccaccgccaccgccgagaGCCCGCCAGCGGTGCGCGGGGTCTGGGAGGAGTTCAGGCCGCCCGTGGAGTGGTTCCCGAGAAACTCTTCGCTGGTGCACCTCGGGTCCGGCAAGCTCTGCGTCTTCAGGTTCTTCGGCACCGACACTACCGACAGCAGGTCGAGGGACCGGGACCCTGTCGCTGTCATCACCGCCCTCGAGGTCTGCGACGACGGAGCCGGAGGAGAGATCAACATGGTGAGGCACAGGTCCAGGCGTATCAAGCTTGAAAACCATAATACACTTCTAAAATTGGTTCTCTGA
- the LOC100836221 gene encoding RING-H2 finger protein ATL16, which yields MDYPSGPVGSPRRYPQPNKPVSHNFPPAPSATSSVPMVVIVTVVGILSAFVLLASYCAFVTKCQLLRLVLSRVGARHGAGEPPSSSVIVRDGVASEEEQRQQMGLGLPLIRMLPVVKFTADARGRKLSVSSECGVCLSEFEEMERVRLLPACSHAFHIDCIDTWLQGSARCPFCRADVTVPPLPVPVPAGRHGRDDDGQQLGERDSVVVEVRSGEQESRGRKSKKKESVGDEAVDTRSWKKEEEEEEFAVQPAVRRSLSMNSATCGDRLCVSVVREFLAAQRQVCDQ from the coding sequence ATGGACTACCCCTCAGGGCCCGTTGGCTCCCCACGGAGATATCCACAACCGAACAAGCCAGTATCGCACaacttcccgccggcgccatcggCGACCTCGAGCGTCCCGATGGTGGTGATCGTGACCGTGGTGGGCATCCTCTCGGCGTTCGTGCTGCTCGCGAGCTACTGCGCGTTCGTCACCAAGTGCCAGCTGCTCCGCCTGGTCCTTTCCCGGGTCGGCGCCAggcacggcgccggcgagccgccgtcgtcgtcagTGATCGTCCGCGACGGCGTGgccagcgaggaggagcagcggcagcaaaTGGGCCTCGGGCTGCCGCTCATCCGCATGCTCCCCGTCGTCAAGTTCACGGCCGACGCACGAGGGAGGAAGCTATCGGTGTCTTCGGAGTGCGGCGTGTGCCTGAGCGAGTTCGAGGAGATGGAGCGGGTGCGGCTGCTGCCGGCATGCTCCCACGCGTTCCACATCGACTGCATCGACACGTGGCTGCAGGGCAGCGCCCGCTGCCCCTTCTGCCGCGCGGACGTCACCGTGCCGCCAttgccggtgccggtgccggccggACGACACGGCCGGGACGACGACGGTCAGCAGCTCGGCGAGAGGGACAGCGTCGTGGTGGAGGTGAGATCAGGGGAGCAGGAGAGCCGGGGGCGtaagagcaagaagaaggagagCGTGGGCGACGAGGCGGTGGACACGAGGAGctggaagaaggaggaggaggaggaggagttcgCGGTGCAGCCGGCCGTGCGGAGGTCGCTGTCCATGAACTCCGCCACCTGCGGCGACAGGCTCTGCGTGTCCGTCGTCCGGGAATTCCTCGCGGCGCAGAGGCAAGTGTGCGATCAATAG